One segment of Halococcus salsus DNA contains the following:
- the cruF gene encoding bisanhydrobacterioruberin hydratase, with translation MAEPSLGTVTTRERIEARLDRLVAENRFTIAVVFPAVGAVLLLASAADLVGPPLQFNPGLILLGTVVMRLPLVAGVAPLVDRRAAVGIGVLVAYAFGIELIGVTTGWPYGEFEYLIELGPMLFGEVPLGLPVFFLPLVLNSYLLCLLLLGERARNRAVRLVAVIVTVLLVDVVLDPGAVAVGFWSYSGGAFYGVPVSNYLGWVLSATVSVVVLDLSFDRTRLTRRLEDCGFMLDDLVSFVVLWGTVNAVFANWVPLLVALALGAGLVVTDRFDVPVRSRTGR, from the coding sequence GTGGCTGAGCCGTCCCTCGGGACGGTCACGACCCGGGAGCGCATCGAGGCTCGGCTCGACCGACTCGTGGCCGAGAACCGGTTCACCATCGCGGTGGTGTTCCCGGCCGTCGGCGCGGTCCTCCTGCTCGCGAGCGCCGCGGACCTCGTCGGCCCGCCGCTCCAGTTCAACCCCGGCCTCATCCTCCTCGGAACGGTCGTGATGCGCTTGCCACTGGTGGCGGGGGTCGCGCCGCTGGTCGACCGCCGAGCCGCCGTCGGGATCGGTGTGCTCGTGGCCTACGCCTTCGGTATCGAGCTCATCGGCGTGACGACCGGCTGGCCCTACGGCGAGTTCGAGTACCTGATCGAGCTCGGCCCGATGCTGTTCGGGGAGGTACCGCTCGGCCTCCCGGTCTTCTTCCTCCCGCTGGTGCTCAACAGCTACCTCCTCTGTCTGCTCCTGCTCGGCGAGCGGGCGCGGAACCGGGCCGTCCGGCTCGTCGCGGTCATCGTCACGGTGCTGCTCGTCGACGTGGTGCTCGACCCCGGCGCGGTCGCGGTCGGCTTCTGGAGCTACTCCGGCGGGGCCTTCTACGGCGTCCCGGTCTCGAACTACCTCGGCTGGGTGCTCTCGGCGACGGTCTCGGTCGTCGTGCTCGACCTCTCGTTCGACCGCACCCGCCTCACCCGCCGGCTCGAAGACTGTGGGTTCATGCTCGACGACCTCGTGAGCTTCGTGGTGCTCTGGGGGACGGTCAACGCCGTCTTCGCCAACTGGGTCCCCCTGTTGGTCGCCCTCGCCCTCGGGGCGGGTCTCGTGGTCACCGACCGGTTCGACGTTCCGGTCCGTTCGAGGACCGGGAGGTAG
- a CDS encoding prenyltransferase has product MSVAERVRRGVSRLGRTVPPDSFVGYLLRLSRPRFWLYLAGPVAVGAVYAASAPADLLSPTALALFAYFLVPANVFLYGVNDVFDADIDAENPKKEGREVRYTGSRTVLAAVAVSGLLMLGFVPILPFPALVALAGFAFLAVEYSAPPFRFKTTPLLDSVSNGLYILPGVVAYAALAGELPPLAAILGGWLWAMGMHTFSAIPDIEPDRRAGIRTTATALGERRTYAYCGACWLAAALAFGVVHVLLGALLLAYPVLVAAIARSAVDVERAYWWYPIVNTVVGMVLTLGGVWVLVVGG; this is encoded by the coding sequence ATGAGCGTCGCGGAGCGCGTCCGCCGGGGGGTGAGTCGCCTCGGGCGAACCGTGCCACCCGACTCGTTCGTGGGGTATCTCCTCCGACTCTCGCGCCCGCGCTTCTGGCTCTACCTGGCCGGGCCGGTGGCCGTCGGCGCGGTCTACGCCGCGTCCGCGCCCGCCGACCTCCTCTCGCCGACTGCCCTCGCGCTGTTCGCCTACTTCCTGGTCCCCGCGAACGTCTTCCTCTACGGCGTCAACGACGTCTTCGACGCCGACATCGACGCCGAGAACCCGAAGAAGGAGGGGCGCGAGGTGCGCTATACGGGAAGCCGGACCGTGCTCGCCGCCGTCGCGGTGAGCGGTCTGTTGATGCTCGGGTTCGTGCCCATCCTCCCCTTCCCCGCGCTCGTCGCGCTCGCGGGCTTCGCGTTCCTCGCGGTCGAGTACAGCGCCCCGCCCTTCCGGTTCAAGACGACGCCGCTGCTCGATTCGGTCTCGAACGGGCTCTACATCCTGCCCGGTGTCGTGGCCTACGCCGCACTCGCGGGTGAACTCCCGCCGCTCGCCGCCATCCTCGGGGGCTGGCTCTGGGCGATGGGGATGCACACCTTCTCCGCGATCCCCGACATCGAACCGGACAGACGAGCGGGGATCCGGACGACGGCCACCGCGCTCGGCGAGCGCCGGACCTACGCCTACTGTGGGGCGTGCTGGCTCGCGGCGGCGCTCGCGTTCGGGGTCGTCCACGTCCTGCTCGGGGCGCTCCTGCTCGCGTATCCCGTGTTGGTGGCCGCCATCGCGCGCTCGGCGGTCGACGTCGAACGCGCCTACTGGTGGTATCCGATCGTGAACACGGTAGTGGGAATGGTACTGACCCTCGGCGGCGTCTGGGTGTTGGTGGTCGGTGGCTGA
- a CDS encoding AAA family ATPase, producing MIEPEPDSNSVLPDDGRLSAVEKWLAPAVGVAVVLVLLFSVGFLLTDYLGEDSASAGADQSNGVGVAAGNGTSTASDIPTTRGVATNETVTAVATTSATGNSTAAATTTPTTTEATNATEPTTDSPAAAGSDTGADANTEADANTEADANTEADADTEAGDNTGTGADASSDTGADSDTGADDSTGAESGTEDDSDSGTDSGTGADAGPDTEGDTGGDADTEADDNTDADDETEADTEVDDDTETDSDADADDDTETDDDTETATPTATETDTETATATDTDTATTTETATDTATDTPTETATPTETETATETETATETETAEQAAQASVAVDSSTPTPTPTATAVAAASAEAVSDTTETPTATATATETATATVTETATATATATATETATATATAAAETAA from the coding sequence GTGATCGAACCGGAGCCGGACTCGAACTCAGTTCTTCCCGACGACGGGCGGTTGTCCGCCGTCGAGAAGTGGCTGGCTCCAGCCGTCGGCGTCGCCGTGGTGCTCGTCCTCCTGTTCAGCGTCGGCTTCCTCCTCACGGACTACCTCGGGGAGGACTCCGCGAGCGCGGGTGCCGACCAGTCGAACGGCGTCGGTGTCGCGGCCGGGAACGGTACCTCGACGGCGAGCGATATCCCGACGACGCGCGGCGTGGCGACGAACGAGACCGTGACGGCGGTCGCGACGACGTCAGCGACGGGGAACTCGACTGCAGCAGCTACGACGACACCGACCACGACGGAGGCCACGAACGCCACGGAGCCGACCACCGATAGCCCAGCAGCCGCCGGCTCCGATACCGGAGCGGACGCGAACACCGAAGCGGACGCGAACACCGAAGCGGACGCGAACACCGAAGCGGACGCCGACACCGAAGCTGGTGACAACACCGGCACCGGAGCCGACGCCAGTTCCGACACTGGGGCCGATTCCGACACCGGAGCGGACGACAGTACCGGGGCGGAGTCAGGTACTGAGGACGATTCCGATAGTGGGACCGACTCCGGCACTGGAGCCGACGCCGGTCCCGATACGGAGGGCGATACTGGAGGTGATGCCGATACCGAAGCCGACGACAATACCGACGCTGACGACGAGACTGAGGCCGATACCGAGGTTGACGACGATACCGAAACTGATAGCGATGCCGACGCTGACGACGACACCGAGACCGACGACGATACTGAAACGGCAACCCCGACAGCCACCGAGACAGACACCGAAACTGCGACGGCAACCGATACCGACACCGCGACGACGACCGAGACGGCCACGGACACGGCGACCGACACCCCAACCGAGACCGCGACGCCAACGGAAACCGAAACGGCTACTGAGACCGAAACGGCCACCGAGACCGAAACGGCGGAGCAAGCCGCGCAAGCGAGTGTCGCGGTCGACTCCTCGACACCGACACCGACACCGACGGCGACCGCCGTCGCGGCCGCCTCGGCGGAAGCGGTGTCGGACACCACCGAGACGCCGACCGCAACCGCGACGGCCACCGAGACCGCTACGGCGACCGTAACCGAAACGGCCACGGCGACCGCAACCGCGACGGCCACTGAGACGGCGACCGCAACCGCGACGGCCGCCGCGGAAACCGCGGCGTAA
- a CDS encoding phytoene/squalene synthase family protein, which translates to MVDGTQLAESKAIHRRTGTTFYVATRLLPERVRHATYVLYAFFRVADEVVDDPDGPPPDEQRDRLEAIRRAALDGETDDSVLAAFSELRDRYGIPEAAVDEFVDAMATDITKRRYADHDELDTYMGGSAAAVGEMMTAVMDPDDADTARPHARTLGEAFQLTNFLRDVREDVIERDRIYLPQTVLDKHGVTETQIERFEMDDDFATLMASELRRTEERYREGVAGIKYLPQDCQFPVLLAAVLYADHHRLIRERDYDVLSATPELSTARKLSLLARTRWHWLWNKDPDAVFAKVSTVAHVPTRHHGPEGAAPMR; encoded by the coding sequence GCGGACGGGGACGACGTTCTACGTCGCGACGCGGCTCCTCCCCGAGCGCGTTCGCCACGCCACCTACGTCCTCTACGCCTTCTTCCGGGTCGCCGACGAGGTGGTCGACGACCCCGACGGCCCGCCGCCCGACGAACAGCGCGACCGGCTCGAAGCCATCCGCCGTGCCGCGCTCGACGGGGAGACCGACGACAGCGTGCTCGCGGCCTTCAGCGAGCTTCGCGACCGGTACGGCATCCCAGAGGCCGCCGTCGACGAGTTCGTCGACGCGATGGCGACCGACATCACGAAACGCCGCTACGCCGACCACGACGAGCTCGACACCTACATGGGTGGCTCCGCGGCCGCGGTCGGCGAGATGATGACCGCGGTGATGGACCCGGACGACGCCGACACCGCCCGCCCCCACGCCCGCACGCTCGGCGAGGCCTTCCAGCTCACCAACTTCCTGCGCGACGTTCGCGAGGACGTGATCGAGCGCGACCGGATCTACCTTCCGCAGACCGTCCTCGACAAACACGGCGTCACCGAGACCCAGATCGAGCGCTTCGAGATGGACGACGACTTCGCGACGCTGATGGCGAGCGAGCTCCGGCGCACGGAGGAACGCTACCGCGAGGGCGTCGCGGGCATCAAGTACCTCCCGCAGGACTGCCAGTTCCCGGTCCTGCTCGCCGCCGTCCTCTACGCCGACCACCACCGGCTGATCCGCGAGCGCGATTACGACGTGCTCTCGGCGACACCCGAACTGAGCACGGCGCGGAAGCTCTCCTTGCTCGCCCGCACCCGGTGGCACTGGCTCTGGAACAAGGACCCCGACGCCGTCTTCGCGAAGGTCAGCACGGTCGCACACGTCCCGACGCGCCACCACGGACCCGAGGGTGCGGCCCCGATGCGCTGA
- a CDS encoding phytoene desaturase family protein, protein MESPSGQRRGRSLAGRDVAVVGGGFGGLSAACYLADAGAAVTVLEKNDQVGGRASQLERDGFRFDMGPSWYLMPDVFERFFGAFGKQPTDYYGLTRLDPHYRIFFKDGDRVDLTPDRDQVRAVFESYEEGGAAAFDDYLERSERTYETALERFVYTDRPRARDWVDPDVMRSAPIGLSLLRSMESHVSRYFDDPKLQQITQYTLVFLGGSPKNTPALYTMMSHVDFNLGVYYPEGGYGGVVDGITDLARELGVTFETGAEVAEITSKRDGFVLDTAAGDHATDLVVSDADYAHTEQDLLPEHERQYSAEYWEKRTLAPSAFLLYLGVEGDVDPLAHHTLVLPTDWDGHFEEIFERPAWPEDPAYYLCVPSQTDDTVAPEGHSNLFALVPIAPGLDDTPEIREEYREKVLDDIAENTGVELADRIVVEETFSVDDFAERYNSLRGTALGLAHTLRQTALFRPPHKSEAVPGLYFAGGYTTPGIGVPMCLVSGEHAAEAVIDDHAR, encoded by the coding sequence ATGGAATCGCCTTCGGGGCAGCGGCGGGGTCGGTCGCTCGCGGGACGGGACGTCGCAGTCGTCGGCGGTGGGTTCGGCGGGCTGTCGGCGGCGTGCTACCTCGCCGATGCGGGGGCCGCGGTCACCGTGCTCGAAAAGAACGACCAGGTCGGAGGACGTGCCTCGCAACTCGAACGGGACGGCTTCCGGTTCGACATGGGCCCCTCGTGGTACCTGATGCCCGATGTCTTCGAGCGCTTCTTCGGTGCGTTCGGCAAACAGCCGACGGACTACTACGGCCTCACCCGCCTCGACCCCCACTACCGTATCTTCTTCAAGGACGGCGACCGGGTCGACCTCACGCCCGACCGCGACCAAGTCCGGGCGGTCTTCGAATCGTACGAGGAGGGTGGCGCGGCGGCCTTCGACGACTACCTCGAACGGAGCGAACGAACCTACGAAACCGCCCTGGAGCGATTCGTCTACACCGACCGCCCTCGGGCGCGCGACTGGGTCGATCCTGACGTGATGCGCTCGGCCCCCATCGGGTTGAGTCTGCTGCGCTCGATGGAGTCCCACGTCTCGCGGTACTTCGACGACCCGAAGCTCCAGCAGATCACCCAGTACACCCTCGTCTTTCTGGGTGGGTCCCCGAAGAACACGCCCGCGCTCTACACTATGATGAGCCACGTGGACTTCAACCTCGGCGTCTACTACCCCGAGGGCGGATATGGGGGGGTTGTGGACGGCATCACCGACCTCGCGCGCGAACTCGGAGTGACCTTCGAGACGGGTGCGGAGGTCGCGGAGATCACCAGCAAGCGCGACGGGTTCGTCCTCGACACCGCCGCTGGCGACCACGCGACCGACCTCGTGGTCTCGGACGCCGACTACGCCCACACCGAACAGGACCTCCTCCCCGAGCACGAGCGCCAGTACTCGGCGGAGTACTGGGAGAAGCGAACCCTCGCGCCCTCGGCCTTCCTGCTCTACCTCGGCGTCGAGGGCGACGTCGACCCGCTCGCCCACCACACTCTCGTACTGCCCACCGACTGGGACGGCCACTTCGAGGAGATCTTCGAGCGACCGGCGTGGCCCGAGGATCCCGCATATTACCTCTGTGTCCCATCGCAGACCGACGACACGGTAGCCCCCGAGGGCCACTCGAACCTCTTCGCGCTCGTCCCGATCGCGCCCGGCCTCGACGACACCCCCGAGATCCGCGAGGAGTACCGCGAGAAGGTTCTCGACGACATCGCGGAGAACACCGGCGTCGAGCTCGCTGACCGGATCGTCGTCGAGGAGACCTTCTCGGTCGACGACTTCGCCGAGCGCTACAACAGCCTCCGGGGGACGGCGCTGGGGCTCGCCCACACTCTCCGTCAGACCGCGCTGTTCCGCCCGCCCCACAAGTCGGAGGCGGTGCCCGGACTCTACTTCGCGGGCGGGTACACGACGCCGGGGATCGGCGTGCCGATGTGTCTCGTGAGCGGCGAGCACGCCGCCGAGGCCGTGATCGACGACCACGCCCGATGA